A region of the Pseudarthrobacter oxydans genome:
GGCCTGCAGGGCGGGCCGGGAGAGCTGGGCCTGCTGGCTGGAGCCGCCGGAGGTGGCCGGCAGGGCCTTGATGGCGCTGCTTGCCTGGACGCTGACCGAGTCCGGATCGGCGCCGGTGGCGCGCAGCAGAGCGACGGCGACTCCTTCGCGCTGGTCCATCAGGGCCTTGAGCAGGTGCGCGGGCTCCACCTGGGGGTTTCCGGCCGTGGAGGCGTTCATGGCCGCAGCCGACAGAGCCTCCTGGCTCTTGGTGGTGAATTTGACGTCCAAAGAGAGCTCCTTCCGGGGGCAGTTTTCCTAAGTTGAGTGTACTACGCTCAACTTTCCTTTGGGGATCCTTTTCCGGGACTGTTTGCCTACAGCGAAACAGCTCAAGGGCTGCGGCGGAAGGGGCAATCGACCCTATCTGCCTCCATCGCTGCTGTTCACATCCGCCGCCGCGCACTCTACTATCGGCCTGTGGCCGGGGGCAGCGTGCCGCCGGCGCAGTCAAGAGGGGACAATCCGTGAAAAAGTTCGTGGTTCTTTACGTCGCACAGCAGTCAGCCCAGGCCCAGATGGCGGAAAGCTCGCCGGAAGCCGCGCAGGAGGGCATGAAAGCCTGGATGGAATGGGCCGGACGCGCCGGTGACGGCATCGTGGACATGGGGAGTCCGCTGGGCGCCGGAACGGAAATCACCGCAACAGGGGCCGCTGAAGCCCCTGCGGGGGTGGCAGGTTACGGGATCATCCAGGCCGACGATCTTGCCGGTGCCCAGGCGCTGCTGGACGGCCATCCGCACCTCATGATGCCCGGGGCCAGCATCCAGGTCTACGAAACCCTGGACCTTCCCGGCATGTAGGGCGGCGCACAGTTTCCTCCTACAACGGGTAGACCGAAACCGCTGTCGCCTTCACCACGAAGTGCACCGGCAAGCCGGGAACCAGGCCGAGGTCCGCCGAGGCCGCGGGAGTGAGGTCCGCCGCGAGGCTTCCCGCCCTGACCCGGATGAAGTCGCCATGCGGTTCAAGATCGGTGACGGCCACCTCGAAGGAATTCCGCGGGCTTCCGTGGGCATCGGTGAGGAACACCGAAACGGACGACGGCGGGAACACGGCCACAGCTGCCTGTCCCGGGGGGATGGGGTCCTCGCTGTGTCCGGCTATGTGCCGGCCCCGGCTGGTCAGGATGCCGTCACCGGCGAGCGTCCCGGGAACAAAGTTGAGCCCTGCCAGCCCGGCCGCGAAGGCGCTCCGGGGCCGTTGCAGCACCTGCCGTGTGGGGCCCTCCTCTGCGATGCCCCCGTTTTCAAGGATCACCACCCGGTCCGCCAGCATCAGCGCGTCCAGGACATCGTGGGTGATGATGAGGGCCGGCCGGTCCGCGAGGACATGTTTGAGCAGCCGCCGCAGCAGCGGGGCCGAGTGGATGTCCAGCGCGGCCATCGGTTCATCGAGGAGGAGGAGGCCGGGATCCGCGGCGAGCGCCCGGGCCACGGCAACGCGCTGGGCCTGCCCGCCCGAAAGCTCCCCGGGACGGCGTGCCGCAAGGCCTTCAGCTTCCACCTGTGCCAGCCACTGCAACGCCCTGGCCCTGGCCACGGGCCTGGGCGCACCCGCGCTGCGTGGACCGAAGGCCACGTTGTCCGCGGCGTTGAGATGCGGGAAAAGCAGCGGTTCCTGCGCCAGCAGCGCCGTCCCCCGGCGGTGGGGCGGGGTCCACTGGTTCCGTCCGTCCCCCACATGGAACAGGGTCCGGCCGTTCAGCTCGGCCCGTCCGCTGTCCGGCCGCAGCAGCCCCGCAATGACGGAGAACAGCGTCGACTTGCCGGCACCGTTAGGTCCCATCACCGCCACGGTTTCAGCGGGCCCCACGGAGAAGGCGACGTCGAAACCGCGCTCCGCCACGGCTGCCTGGAACGAGAACGTCACGGAACATCCCCGCCCGCCGCGGGAGCCGGCGTCGTCCGCTCTCCGGACAACCGGAGGGCGGGCGTCCTGCCCGCCGGGCGCCGGTACGCAAGTGCCACCACTGCGACTGCCACGGCCACCAGCACCAGGGAAAGCGCGACGGCGGCGTCGGGGTCCGTCTCCCGCTGCAGGTAGATCTCCAGCGGCAGCGTCCGGGTAACCCCCTGGAGGCTGCCGGCGAACGTGAGGGTGGCACCGAATTCGCCCAGGCTCCTGGCGAAGGCAAGGACCGCGCCGGAGGCCAGGCCGGGCAGGACGAGCGGCAGCGTGACGCGGCGGAAAACGGTCCCGGGCGATGCACCGAGCGTCGCTGCC
Encoded here:
- a CDS encoding ABC transporter ATP-binding protein, which encodes MTFSFQAAVAERGFDVAFSVGPAETVAVMGPNGAGKSTLFSVIAGLLRPDSGRAELNGRTLFHVGDGRNQWTPPHRRGTALLAQEPLLFPHLNAADNVAFGPRSAGAPRPVARARALQWLAQVEAEGLAARRPGELSGGQAQRVAVARALAADPGLLLLDEPMAALDIHSAPLLRRLLKHVLADRPALIITHDVLDALMLADRVVILENGGIAEEGPTRQVLQRPRSAFAAGLAGLNFVPGTLAGDGILTSRGRHIAGHSEDPIPPGQAAVAVFPPSSVSVFLTDAHGSPRNSFEVAVTDLEPHGDFIRVRAGSLAADLTPAASADLGLVPGLPVHFVVKATAVSVYPL